GGAAAATTGAAACTAGTTTTGTAACAGCTAGTTAAATGGTGATTCATTCAGTTAAAGCTCCTAAAACTAGAAAGATCATAGATTTCCTATGGTAAATGAATTTCTCGATTCATCTATACGGACTTTGGTTTTCTAATGCTATATTTCAGTCTAAAAGgcataaacaagaagagaaatcATAGGAGTTGGAACCGAAAAATGATATGCCGTGAAGCATGTCAAACAAAAATACATCCCATAGAAGTTTATCTCATTATGTTAGCATGTCCTCCCTCTTCTTTTTTCCCATACACTGGACTTTATGGAGATTGTTTGGTAGTTAGTTCACAGTTAACATAGACAAATGTACTGGACCTCACTATATCTCATTTGTAACCATTGCATCGTCttgatgtcatcaatgaaaCAATTTACTTCATAGCAAAGGATTAAAGCAATACCGGTGAGATCTACCCATATCATCTATGAAGGATTCAATGAACTAAATCAACGATAACATCTCAATCCCAATTGGGTTCAGCTACATGAATTCTCCTTATTCAATCCATCATATTACGACTATTCTCACATGAACTATCATCCTCAAGGAACCCTTCTCACTAATCGTGGAAATGAAACAGTTTAGCAAAGCTCAATATGTAGAAAAGAGAGTCAAAATATATAAGCAAAAGATAAAGTAAAACTAATTCTACAGAATTCAGTTACAACTCAATTAATCAAGGTTCTTATTATGAATTCCAAATCTAGGAGCAGAAAAATCAATCAAGTTCAAAACTTTACGtagaaaaaaagattattactctaaacaatgacaaaaaaaaaaagaaaaacaaataccCAGTTCTGCTGGATCTATCAATTGGTCTTTGGATCAGGCATTGGGAATAACCCAGCTCCAGCAGATCCACGAGGAGGTGAAAACCCTAAGAACTTCTGAAGATTCGTCCTGATACTAATCGAACAAAGGAAGTACAAAAACGCCATTGAACAATCCGTCATGTCATCACCCGGTAACCCTCTGTGACTCATCTTCTGAACAAGACGAAAAGGTATAAACGGCAATTTAGCAACAACTTTCCCTTCAAAAAGACTGTTAAGAAATCCGAAAACCATAAACAACACAACGGCGACGACGAATCcggatttgaatttgaaaagggAGAGATCCCGGGTTGACTCCTTCAAGGAAGTTTCGACCCGATCAATTTTCTTCGTTTTCGACTTCTTAGTGAGTACAGACGGAACCGGTTCCTGAGTCTTCATAGTTTCGAGCTTTTTTGAAGCCTTATCGATTGTAGATTTGAGGGATTTGTATGAAGTAGTGCGGTATATAAGGAGATATGAAATTGCCTCACATACTATAGCTGTGCAGATTGAAATTCCGACGAGTGTTAAGCTGTCGGAGTATTTGGTATTGGAGAAAAATCCCGCCGCCGCCATTGTTGATAGGAGAGAGAACTGATCTGTGAATGATGATTTTCAGAGAAGTAAAAGGATCTCTCAAGTCTTAACGAGAAGAGAAAGGattatgttttttccttttttgtttaatctttccgtttatttttatttgttcaataatCATGTTTTACTAAAACTGTATATCggttcaatttatattttaaagattaGTAACTCTATTTTCGAGTATAAacatagaaaaaattgtataaaatagaatattattaatttaaattaaagattataatcacagttttatttaattataatctGTAGCAAATACCTGTAGTTTCCTCTCTCCCCATAAAATCTCCCTCCCCTCTTCCACTttatactaatactaatatataaattgtgtttgtgtttgtataaaattcgtcttatacacttataattatataaatatacatctTCTCCTATCAGTTGTCATCTCTCTTTGTCTTttcatacaaacacaaattatacaaattacaatgtataatttgtgttgtataaagcgagaagaAGGAGAGATTTGatatataaatgttttatgtcgattcaattgtatacaaatttaatttttatgtagatATACAAACATCAttgatacatatacataatagttactaaatacaattatctaaccgatatactTATACAAGAGGTCTGCCAGCGGTTTATACAAATCTGATATTCTGTACAAACATAAAGTTTGTTATGGAATGCAATTATGAaaactatagttataacatacaaatatgatttttatgtttacttAACCTAAAGTTTACTCCTAAATATACTACATTTCtgtttaaaaaaacaattaacacTTTGTTCGAATGGTTATTAtgtattgtttcataatgtatcgTATTATATTCATTAGCAGAGCTATCTTATACTTTCGTATGAACCCCTTCAGcagaaaattataatatttatacatgattaaaataatttttgatatatataatagatgttGACCCCACTTTAGTCACGTTGTGTGACTATTTCTTTACATTTTGAACACCCTAATGAAAGTTATGACTCCACTTCTAATTGTATTGTATCACATTATGTCGTATTGTATCGTATAGTATTTTGGTGGGTGCACTAAGGATCAACCCACATGGGttgtacatatttttttgtatcataTCGTGTTGCATTGTATTGTACTGAAATATGTGtaatattgtattgtatcgtttAAATAAATTCAATGTTTGGATAGAATGTATCGTTTTCTGTCATTGCATATTTTCACATCCATAATCTAAATGATAAGAAAAGTAGGATACATAGCAGAATTACTGTGAATAGACAGGATAAAAGAtgaaatatgattattaaataataattaaggacaaaataaaaagaaaacattaaagTAACAACGCAATCACACCAAATCGATAACAAAAAATAAGCCTTTTCGTCGTTAGCAAACGATTGATTTAAACAATATGATATAATAGAATTTAAGTAACCATAAAAACaaactttatatatttaaactaaGACAAATGACAACAATCATCCAAATAAGGAGTAACATGTCGATTAATTGACTATCAGTTAATAGGTTATTTATCTTTATCAGGTTAACCATTAAGATTACACAATAATTATGTAATGAAAATCACTAGTCGACAATGTGATAAAAAGGTATTTAAATAGAGTGGTCCAATAATTATTGGGTAATTTgtgtttaaaaatcaaattttatttaggagaaattgtataaaatagcaaattattagttcaaattaaatgttataaccacagtttcatttaattttaatccATAACAAACACTTATCATTCGCCTCTCTCCCCAGAAATCTCACTCGCTACTCTCCCTGATATACAAATGTTTtatttcgattcaattgtatacaaattcaaattttatgtagatatacaaacataaagaacatatacatatacaaaaacaaTTTTCATAAACACAAAGACCTGATTTATACAAATCGTTGCGATTTATACATATCAGATGcttgtaattttatacaagtcAAAGGTGCTTGCAATTTTTATACAGATTTgatgctccataacaaacataaaatatgtTAATTGTGCAAACTATAcctataaaatacaaatatgatttatatgtttGCTAAATCTAAAATTTACTCCATGATTTACTAGTGTAGAATGCAAAGATATAACACTTGTGACTAACTCAACCTAAAAACTAACTCATGAGGGGAGTTTTGTCCAAGCTCATATAAGGAGATTTTCTCATTCCTTTACTAATGTGAAACTTCTTAACAACCCCCACGCCCTCCCTGCATGCTCTGAGACCTCAATCGAAACTTCAACACTTTTAAATAGGAGCCCAATGTCGATGGACAACAAATTGACATGAATCTGACTATAATATCATGACGAAGTTTATAATTATCTTATCTAAAAGCTTACACTActagataaaatatatttttattattttattatattctcGACAtagaataattattaataatacaaCGTACATAATATAGGAAGATTGATTGcagatagaaaaaaaaacattcgaTATAAAAGGAACAAactaattttgtattatttgaatgATGAACCTACAAGATTTATCTTCAACTATTATGAggttatctttaaaaaatttaaaccatTACAAATTTGATTAggtaaaactaaaatcaaaatcataattaaattattaaattaatatttttttattgtttagaaagaataaaatattgtaattgtaatattttctaaaattatacgAAAAAGGATTGTGGTGGAGTGATAAGTATTTCTTTATCTTAACCAAGAGGTCTTGGGTGTCCTTTTGAATACGAAGTTATCTTTGTTAGAAAGCGTTTTACACTCAATGTGAAACTTCCCGCCGCATGTGGATACCAAACACGGGTggaaaaaataatctaaaaattaCATTGGATTATGTGTTCTTCATATTTGGTCACGATGACGACACTATTAGTCCAACTTGGTGGCATATTAACTTTGTCTTTGGGaatttatcataaattgaatttaaaaatttgagatgAGTAATTATTCAACACAACTTAGAGagcacttttaatatatttttttaacatttatttattatttaatgtttatattttgtaacttGAAAATATCATCTGCCTCGTCTATACAAATTTGGTCATCTCTTTATCAGCATTCcatgtttttttgaaaataatattcactctcttgtttaaaatatattcctttttaaaattttgactatacattaaaatcaaccatattttaaaaataatattcagaAAAAAAGACTATCATTTCtcttatttgaagaattttctATTTTGCAAAATTATGACAATACATTTAGCCTTTAAACACATGTTTTAGTCTTAAAAGACATACTATTTATGTTTTGTctattttaaactaaataacATCATAGAGTATCTTAAGGAACATTTAAATAAGAGAAAAACCCAGTCAATGTTgtgaaaataggtaaaataatttatgaattttccatttgaaatattaattcaatgttagaaataataaataatgaaaaaagaacgtaataataaataaataagtcaaaCAATAATATTGCAGATTTTGGAGATGTGAATTTTAAGATCTAACTTTAAATAATTTGCACTTCTTATGTAAAACAAGAGTAACAATTtcgaattcaaaataaataacaaatgattattttaattttttctcacAATTATCAAATGGTTGCAAGTACATGAAATTAATTTGTAagtaaattatgattatttcaaCTTTCAAAGAATATAAGTATCATTGTATATAGagtcaaataaattttactttaaaagcTTTTAGatattttcaatcaaaaatttcgtgatttataatattcttattaaattttaaatacatatattttaatttaacaaaatttgaaaataattaattaatattacaattaaatattgtgtgattataatttatagttagTGAATAACAAAAGAGTTGGTGATCGAAGCCTCAATAGATATTACTGTTATAAAACATAAGCAGTATACTGAAAAtaatatagacaaaaatatatgaGAATTAGAGTGTAGAAATCATGTTATTCAAATATCTTCATCTCACTCAAAgagtcaccatattaagtatcagaataaatagatacattcttatccaaaaagatCGATAGAACCAATAGAACCTATGGAGTATGAATAGTTTTTCAAGTATCAACTCAATGGACAATtcactcattcaatgaattcGTAACACTGTCTCTTGGATTTCCATCGATAATGTGTCTCGCTAAAACCTTACAAGAAAAAACCCAATGGAAAAAagtctagtgaaggaaaaagagtacgcACAACTCATAATACGCTTTGAATgctgcctcattaaaaatcttACCAGGAAAACTCAATAGGAAAAAATCAcggttaaggaaaagagtacaacgcgTATTTCACTCCCCCTAATGAAAGTTTTACTTGATATCTCAGAAATGGCGCATTCCAATCTCATATCTCAACTTCTCAAATGTTGATATTGACAACACTTTAATAAATAAGTTTGCACGATCTGTTGAACTTCTATCTCATTATTTTGTAGAGATCATGTGTGAAGAAAAACTTTAGTGAAATGTACTCTGTCCAGTCTCTTTTGATGTATCCTCCCTTCGATCGAGCTATACATACAATATTATCTTTATACAAGGTGACTAGAATAACCAGAGGAATCACACAATTTTCGATATCTGCATAATCAATAATCTGTATGTACCGGCCAATTGCACTAATACATGATATTATTCAATCATTTTCATGAGATCAAAATTGATCTTTCTTTATATTAAGTAATCTCACAATCATTAGACTACTCAATGGAATTGCTTTAAGACCTTTTAAATCCTTCaaagattttcatataaccttcatcaTCTAGCTAGACACGACAAACATTcattatacatattaaaatatttcatctattgtCAGACTTAAACAAGCCTCATTGCATCCGCCACAAGAGAGTAAtatcttaatttaataatatcagGACTTCTGCGAAAATCATTTTACGCCCCGAAACACATTTTATACTttatatcttacggttatacttTCGCACAATAACTCATcgtaccccactgacattatatcTTGATCCATGAACTATAAGTCCaaaacataacttttttttaaatgaaacataatatacttgaattgtgcattttatttGGCCAATCATTTATTTGTCTACACTATATGACAAacttgaattcaagatcctcgtcaTTATCTGTAGCATCGAGTACTGtttcatatcaaagataccgtcgacgACCTTTTGACTCGATTCCAGtatgacataacttatcgagatctcttcatatATCATCATTTCAGGTACTTGAACCTTTGCCAAGatttttatgaagtgttatgtcaacgTGCTCCTTTCAAAACACTTGCCATATTATCATGATCAacttgatcatttgctcctctCCTTCCTTAAAAAGTTTTATTCATTTGGAATCGATCTCTTTCCTTCAAGGATTTCTCATTGGAacatttgcagctgaattataaCTTTGGGTCAGCAAATTTATCTAGTAATtaatttgcaacattatgcaaatgaattatttcttgaacttcaagttcacTTTTTTTAACGAGGATCATTTAGATAATTCATCTCATTACTTTTAGTTGTCAATCGTCTCTctccctaatgttagaaaatctagcATTTACCCCAACATCATTTGGGaattcatctttgtgcgtggtgaaacaataaaatcaaacttCTTATgtactgctaccacattcacttCAGGGAGTTGAGCAAATACAATGAGACAAATTTCATTTTCATCAAAGCCTtaatcatcattatatcatcactatggtgcattgactaaaactcaatgtcttacccaCACAAGGCATGTTATGTCATAATTGTATGtgactcaaactcaatcattatcatcatggtgcatcAAAAACTCATATTGATGTCTTACCTTCTTGGTGTGATAGAACATGAATTCTACTGTCTTaccctcaaatatttttcattatggtgcatccggactttaaccggatatcttacccttttggtgcggtGAGACTTGAATTCATCGTTTTACCCTCAAGCAATGGTATAATTGACCaaagtacaacatgactcactctttgagtctttcaaaacattgaaataaaattcataaatataatacTCAAACTCATGCTGCCAAAACTTTATATCTTCGTCCATTAAGGAATTTCGTAGAACATTTATATCCAATTAGTAATAGTATGTCTTTGGTTCCTAGTTAAGATCAGTAGTGACCGAACACAATTGtcttctaaatcataaaaagattttagaaaatacatagTTGGCATTATGCCTATAATACCTTGATTCCGTAGTTATCACTTTTCCTTCTTGATTCTCATAACGAGATCATCTAGAACATGAGctaaagaaaaaaactataacTCAATCTCAATTGACTAatctcgtgctgataacgtattataaaacataaataatatactGAAAATCATATAGATAAAGATATATGAATAGTAGAGTGTAGAGATCATCTTATTCAAATGTCTTCTTCTCTCATATGTCTTAATAATGGTGAAAGAACAACCATTTATAGGTTGAGAAGtcactccaaaagtcaccatattaagtatcataataaatagatatatttttatccaaaaaaattaatagaacttaagaaatataaatagttattcatgtattaactCAATGAACAATCCACTcattcaataaatttataacaattaccttcttcttattcttttttccttttttgttagaggaaatagtgaaaatataaatctaataaatcaagaaaaaaatgccaaataatttatattctatttaaagtattttaatcTATCATTTGTATGTTACATGACATTTATACTTTTGCCATTAAAAAAAGTTCTATGTTTATTCTTATACCTAAATGGGTGTTACTATAAAAGGTCATTCAcctaaaataattacttattcaattaaaaacataatagAAGATATTTACTCAAGTTACCCTcgcttaaaattaattattattattattatggtagCACACTATCATACATTAGGacaacataaatattattattgagttaGCTATACATATAGTCGATCTCTTTTGTGATCGTTTATTAACTCataattattagttattttgtaattattatcAACCTAATTTTTTGATGGAAAAATTATctaatgattttctttttaacaaattcagtttcttaattttaaaattataggttGAAAAATACAAAGGAAACGGAcatcttttaattattaactaaagattttcaaaaaatgctTACACCAAATCTTTTCCTCAAACACAACCTAATATAGACgagtatttttagttttatttttctgaaaatatttaaatgtctGGTATTTATCTAATTCATTATGGAATTTCGTTAACatgaaagataaatataagATAATACATTGAGCGAAAATTAGACAAAATATTCACTAGGTCAAAATGTCTTGCCTAAAATAACTCAATTATCACTTATTACACTAGTAGCCACTTGGTCACATTTCATTTTTAGCGAAGTgtaatctttttcattttttcgtTTCCGTTCTTCTTTCGACTATAAAAGGGCCTCTCCTTCCCTTCTTTTTTGCTTCGTCGTCCGATTTTCAGTTAAGAATTTCATTGACGCTttaatcaacaatttttttcaaacttttttgcTTGTCTTCATTAGTGTTTTGATTCAACTTTTATGTctacttttcattttaaattggAAAGGTTTgcagataattttttatttttattttaaataaattatagatGTATTCTTTTTTTATCGTGCATTTTAGGAGGTCGGATGAACTTGAGTATGCCACTAATTCAGAACAATACCTGATTGAAGAATACATTGACAATCGTAGTTCAGTCTTTTCAATCAAGTCACCT
The sequence above is a segment of the Solanum lycopersicum chromosome 10, SLM_r2.1 genome. Coding sequences within it:
- the LOC101257715 gene encoding uncharacterized protein, translating into MAAAGFFSNTKYSDSLTLVGISICTAIVCEAISYLLIYRTTSYKSLKSTIDKASKKLETMKTQEPVPSVLTKKSKTKKIDRVETSLKESTRDLSLFKFKSGFVVAVVLFMVFGFLNSLFEGKVVAKLPFIPFRLVQKMSHRGLPGDDMTDCSMAFLYFLCSISIRTNLQKFLGFSPPRGSAGAGLFPMPDPKTN